The following are encoded in a window of Drosophila simulans strain w501 chromosome 3L, Prin_Dsim_3.1, whole genome shotgun sequence genomic DNA:
- the LOC6737011 gene encoding odorant receptor 65a, producing the protein MTELRSERINGNWDRFVGPFFESWAVFKAPQAKSRHIIAYWTRDQLKALGFYMNSDQRRLPRIVAWQYFVSIQLATSLASLFYGISESIGDIVNLGRDLVFIITIIFICFRLVFFAQYAGELDVIIDALEDIYHWSIKGPARKEVQETKRLHFLLFMALVITWFSFLILFMLIKISTPFWIESQTLPFHVAWPFQLHDPSKHPIAHIIIFVSQSTTMLYFLIWLGVFENMGVSLFFELTSALRVLCIELRNLQELCLGDEDILYRELCRMTKFHQQIIILTDRCNHIFNGAFIMQMLINFLLVSLSLFEVLAAKKDPQVAAEYMIIMLMTLGHLSFWSKFGDMFSEESEQVALAVYEAYDPNLGSKSIHRQFCFFIQRAQKPLIMSATPFPPFNLRNYMFILKQCYSILTILANTLE; encoded by the exons ATGACCGAGCTGCGAAGTGAGCGGATAAATGGTAATTGGGATCGATTCGTTGGACCGTTTTTCGAAAGTTGGGCTGTTTTCAAGGCTCCCCAGGCGAAGTCCCGACACATTATCGCCTACTGGACTCGGGACCAGTTAAA aGCCCTCGGTTTCTACATGAACTCTGATCAACGCCGTTTGCCCAGGATTGTGGCCTGGCAATATTTTGTTTCGATCCAACTAGCAACATCACTGGCATCTCTGTTTTATGGTATCAGTGAATCCATCGGTGATATTGTCAATCTGGGACGAGATCTTGTCTTCATAATAACG atcatatttatttgcttcaGACTCGTGTTCTTTGCTCAATATGCTGGTGAATTGGATGTCATAATCGATGCTCTCGAGGACATTTATCATTGGAGTATAAAAGGACCGGCAAGAAAGGAAGTGCAAGAAACCAAGCGTTTGCATTTCCTATTGTTTATGGCCTTGGTCATTACTTGGTTCAGCTTTCTTATACTTTTTATGCTGATAAAAATATCCACACCTTTTTGGATTGAATCGCAGACATTACCCTTTCACGTCGCCTGGCCCTTTCAACTTCACGATCCATCGAAGCATCCGATTGCCCATATCATCATCTTTGTATCCCAAAGCACCACTATGCTGTATTTCCTGATTTGGCTTGGTGTTTTTGAGAATATGGGTGtgtctttattttttgagcTAACTTCTGCTCTAAGGGTTTTATGCATCGAACTAAGAAATCTTCAGGAACTTTGCCTGGGCGATGAAGATATTCTGTACAGAGAGCTCTGTCGAATGACCAAGTTCCATCAGCAAATCATAAT ACTTACAGATCGCTGCAACCATATATTCAATGGAGCTTTTATCATGCAAATGTTGATTAACTTTCTGCTCGTCTCATTGTCACTTTTCGAAGTGCTGGCAGCCAAGAAGGATCCCCAAGTGGCAGCCGAGTATATGATTATTATGCTAATGACTCTGGGACACCTCTCATTCTGGTCGAAATTCGGAGATATGTTTTCCGAAGAATCGGAGCAAGTAGCCTTGGCTGTCTACGAAGCGTATGACCCGAATCTTGGATCCAAGTCAATCCACCGACAGTTTTGTTTCTTCATTCAAAGAGCTCAAAAGCCATTAATCATGAGTGCAACACCATTTCCACCTTTTAATTTAAGGAACTATATGTTT ATTCTAAAGCAGTGCTATTCAATTCTGACCATATTAGCAAACACGTTGGAGTAG
- the LOC6737012 gene encoding putative odorant receptor 65b — MDILRFLKFFKVGWRIYRDPLLESSHSSIYYWREQMKAMALFTTTEERLLPYRSTWHTLVHIQIVIFFASMAFGLTESIGDHVQMGRDLAFILGAFFIMFKTSYFCWYGDELDQVISDLDALHPWAQKGPNPVEYQTGKRWYFVMAFFLATLWSFFLCIFLLLLITSPMWVHQQNLPFHAAFPFQWHEKSLHPISHALIYLFQSYFAVYCLTWLLCIEGLSVCIYAEITFGIEVLCLELRHIHRHNYGPKELRMETNRLVKLHQKIVEILDRTNDVFHGTLIMQMGVNFSLVSLSVLEAVEARKDPKVVAQFAVLMLLALGHLSMWSYCGDLLSQKSLQISEAAYDAYDPTKGSKDVYRDLCVIITRGQKPLIMRANPFPSFNLINYSAILNQCYGILTFLLKTLD, encoded by the exons ATGGATATCCTACGTTTTCTGAAGTTTTTTAAGGTCGGCTGGAGGATTTATCGGGATCCACTGCTGGAGTCTAGCCATTCCTCAATTTACTATTGGCGAGAGCAGATGAA AGCAATGGCCTTATTTACAACCACAGAAGAGCGTCTGCTGCCCTACCGATCTACATGGCACACCTTAGTACATATTCAAATAGTCATATTTTTTGCTTCAATGGCCTTTGGCTTAACTGAATCCATAGGAGACCATGTTCAAATGGGACGGGATTTGGCCTTCATCCTTGGG gctttttttattatgttcAAGACATCTTATTTCTGCTGGTATGGCGATGAGCTTGACCAGGTGATCAGCGATCTGGACGCTCTACATCCTTGGGCACAGAAGGGTCCTAATCCAGTTGAATATCAGACTGGCAAACGGTGGTACTTCGTAATGGCTTTCTTTTTGGCAACGTTGTGGTCGTTCTTCTTGTGCATTTTCCTATTGTTACTCATAACCTCACCCATGTGGGTCCATCAGCAAAACCTTCCCTTTCATGCGGCGTTTCCTTTTCAATGGCACGAAAAATCGCTTCATCCCATTAGCCACGCTTTGATCTATCTGTTTCAGAGCTATTTTGCAGTGTATTGTCTGACTTGGCTTTTGTGCATAGAGGGACTATCGGTTTGTATTTATGCGGAAATTACTTTCGGCATTGAAGTTTTATGCCTAGAACTACGCCATATTCATCGACACAATTATGGCCCTAAAGAACTGAGAATGGAGACGAATCGCTTGGTCAAGCTTCATCAGAAGATTGTAGA AATTTTAGATCGCACCAACGACGTTTTCCACGGAACTCTCATAATGCAGATGGGTGTCAACTTTTCCTTGGTGTCCTTGTCGGTTTTGGAAGCCGTGGAGGCCCGGAAGGATCCCAAAGTTGTGGCCCAGTTTGCAGTCCTTATGCTGCTCGCCTTAGGACATCTATCTATGTGGTCGTATTGTGGGGACTTGTTATCCCAGAAGTCATTGCAAATTTCGGAGGCTGCCTATGATGCATACGACCCCACCAAAGGATCCAAGGATGTTTATAGAGATCTCTGCGTAATAATCACGCGTGGCCAGAAGCCTCTGATCATGAGAGCCAACCCCTTTCCGtcctttaatttaataaactacTCCGCT aTACTTAACCAATGCTATGGAATCCTGACATTTTTGCTAAAGACATTAGACTAA
- the LOC6737013 gene encoding putative odorant receptor 65c, protein MDYRGNVHRFLKFYIDGWKHFRNPAMESSYSAVYYWREQMQAMFLYTTSKERQMPYRSIWHTLVTIQVSVCFLTMCYGLTESLGDRVQMGRDIAFIIGLFYIAFKVYYFQWYGDELDEVVEALEKFHPWAQKGPGAVDYRTAKRWYFMLSFFLASSWLVFLCLFLLLLITSPLWVHQQILPLHAAFPFQWQERSIHPISHAIIYLFQSWSITYFLTWLVCIEGLSVSIYVEITFAIEVLCLELRHLHQRCHGYGQLRLETNRLVQFHQKIVHILDHTNKVFHGTLIMQMGVNFFLVSLSVLEAMEARKDPKVVTQFAVLMLLALGHLSMWSYFGDLLSQKSLKISEAAYEAYDPTKGSKDVYRDLCLIIRRGQEPLIMRASPFPSFNFINYSAILNQCYGILTFLLKTLD, encoded by the exons ATGGACTATCGTGGCAACGTGCACCGTTTTCTGAAATTTTATATCGACGGCTGGAAACATTTTCGAAATCCTGCAATGGAGTCTAGCTACTCCGCAGTCTACTATTGGAGGGAGCAGATGCA AGCTATGTTCTTATATACAACCTCAAAAGAACGTCAAATGCCCTATCGTTCCATTTGGCACACTTTGGTTACCATTCAAGTATCCGTGTGTTTTTTAACAATGTGCTATGGACTTACCGAATCGTTAGGAGACAGGGTTCAAATGGGTCGGGATATTGCTTTTATCATTGGG CTCTTCTATATTGCTTTTAAAGTATACTATTTTCAATGGTATGGTGATGAACTTGACGAAGTTGTTGAAGCTCTGGAGAAATTTCATCCTTGGGCACAAAAAGGTCCTGGTGCAGTGGACTATAGAACTGCCAAGCGCTGGTACTTCATGTTGtcattttttttagcttcATCTTGGCTGGTGTTCCTGTGCCTTTTTTTATTGCTACTCATAACATCACCGCTGTGGGTCCATCAGCAGATCCTTCCTCTTCATGCGGCTTTTCCGTTCCAATGGCAGGAAAGGTCGATTCACCCCATCAGCCACGCCATTATCTATTTGTTTCAGAGTTGGAGTATAACGTATTTTCTGACTTGGCTTGTGTGCATTGAAGGACTCTCTGTGTCTATTTACGTGGAAATAACATTTGCCATCGAAGTTCTATGCCTAGAATTGCGTCACCTTCATCAGAGGTGCCATGGATATGGGCAGTTGAGATTGGAGACGAATCGCCTGGTCCAGTTCCATCAGAAGATTGTTCA CATCTTAGATCACACTAACAAAGTTTTTCATGGAACCCTCATAATGCAAATGGGAGTTAACTTTTTCCTGGTGTCCCTATCAGTTCTAGAGGCCATGGAGGCAAGAAAGGACCCCAAGGTGGTGACCCAGTTTGCCGTCCTCATGCTGCTCGCCTTAGGACATCTATCCATGTGGTCGTATTTTGGAGACCTGTTATCGCAGAAATCCTTGAAAATTTCAGAGGCTGCTTATGAGGCCTACGATCCCACCAAAGGATCCAAAGATGTTTATAGAGACCTCTGTCTAATAATTCGACGTGGCCAGGAGCCCTTGATCATGAGAGCCAGCCCCTTTCCGTCCTTTAATTTCATAAACTACAGCGCT aTACTTAACCAATGCTATGGAATCTTGACATTTCTGCTAAAGACATTAGACTGA
- the LOC6737014 gene encoding uncharacterized protein LOC6737014: MPSVANSNYSNDARLGYVVNQVASVSVSISASASALPSVSASEFPTFSPPRIASLVASSAEDLSSFGDVTFDIFDDDDDLFGSPMAFDASEQGLWNGRFVPPPPRPPFFVDEPVLSDGLTTCDLCSWAMPTKSTFMFEGTIEKATELGWPLTLIIVSVLSALLGAVIMIAVVRCRRKKSSNNRNDTHVQWWSRNKRAHGNGLSGAGGASGAAGGAGGNVHHHNGSSSNINNNHLRRSNIYTAHPADSIRGLQPLPVVLPLPLPLPHPPSGGASPASSSTTPPAPQQQQHQPLQQQQYFHPYQQQQHVHHSHTHHHHTHHHVPLYPHDCDEDAAYEEPEYHQPQQLHSVNSSSSLSSMGSSSLPQEASNSRATHWPPGATSATMVIAS, translated from the exons ATGCCATCCGTAGCAAACAGCAACTACAGCAACGATGCGCGTCTCGGTTACGTTGTAAATCAAGTTGCATCCGTATCTGTGTCCatatccgcatccgcatccgcccTGCCCTCCGTATCCGCATCCGAATTTCCTACTTTCAGTCCACCGCGGATTGCCAGTCTGGTGGCCAGCTCCGCAGAGGACTTGAGCAGCTTTGGTGACGTGACGTTCGACATCttcgatgacgatgacgacttGTTCGGCTCGCCAATGGCCTTCGATGCCAGTGAACAGGGCCTCTGGAACGGACGCTTCGTACCGCCACCGCCCCGCCCGCCCTTCTTCGTCGACGAGCCGGTGCTGAGCGACGGCCTGACCACGTGTGATTTGTGCTCCTGGGCGATGCCCACCAAGAGCACATTCATGTTCGAGGGAACGATAG AAAAGGCCACAGAACTGGGCTGGCCACTGACTCTGATCATCGTGTCCGTGTTGTCGGCGCTGCTAGGCGCCGTCATCATGATTGCCGTGGTGCGCTGCCGGCGCAAAAAGTCCTCCAACAATCGCAACG ACACGCACGTGCAATGGTGGTCTCGCAACAAACGCGCCCACGGCAACGGCTTGAGTGGCGCGGGCGGGGCAAGTGGAGCGGCGGGTGGTGCCGGCGGCAATGTGCACCAccacaacggcagcagcagcaacataaaCAACAACCACCTGAGGAGGAGCAACATCTACACGGCCCACCCGGCGGACAGCATACGAGGTCTGCAACCGCTGCCGGTGGTGCTGCCTCTGCCACTGCCATTGCCCCACCCACCTTCTGGTGGTGCCTCGCCAGCGTCGTCGTCGACCACACCGCCTGctccacagcagcagcaacatcagccgttgcaacagcaacagtacTTCCATCCataccagcagcaacagcatgtGCACCACTCGCAtacgcaccaccaccacacgCACCACCATGTGCCGCTGTATCCACACGACTGCGACGAGGATGCCGCCTACGAGGAACCGGAGTAccatcagccgcagcagctgcactcGGTCAACAGCAGTAGTTCGTTGTCCTCGATGGGATCGTCATCACTGCCACAGGAGGCAAGCAATTCCCGAGCCACCCACTGGCCACCGGGTGCCACATCAGCCACCATGGTCATAGCCAGCTGA